A DNA window from Drosophila virilis strain 15010-1051.87 chromosome 4, Dvir_AGI_RSII-ME, whole genome shotgun sequence contains the following coding sequences:
- the Ziz gene encoding dedicator of cytokinesis protein 9 isoform X3, which produces MERKFTRGLNKPGMAAQLRESVSQVVRESAVLIYCPGSYQRSLSILSKPLVVEPVDFEAFIAKNKTLIQNDPQRELLIYPADDVSEIVMPRKQRTNVKSVADRFEPPNEAIVCPLHGSVVLGSNGHSQVSRQSSLQSNGSLHNGHSSNTSLSNGNGQLSRKSSQCSNGSASRKTSQESSYESALSSSTLRSHLAQPEEVDEYAEEETAAGEDATDATTLGTRAECTRFTRQALYTYRAKNHLIHYKYSAYGGNCHDLPSTSPAEELLEELYEIDADQDRIDEQMTRSQADTITKQGYLLKGPDSASDRMFANIGNKSFKRRYCYLRQEIDGTYMLELHKDEKQGEAKATIVMDFCTEVVQNPKRGRFCFELRMTAGHKSFTLAAENEQDFKDWLTKLSSVLAQNKAQEEKRNASLERQPAANATPTPQLQPPAMEPPTFGTLKGLDQSLHPQLMKYGRETDHSIAQARREQRRRLFACYQSHGKAVTNDNVEQYREHFGTRVLLTCQSLRFRLQCQPVDLADGAGGEQLCQVEPYITSLALYDAKAGRKLSESFYFNINEPAAAQMLPNTPVPASVAGCGIPRRAESDERNAAQAPHSLFDGVSSELLRCPRQQFQQLRQCMLSVSAPHADIYLVLRIEKVLQSSIAQAAEPYLKAARDAKLGQKVHKAAKSCAQHIGHYRQPFAWAARPLFKAYSHELDVESQCIFEFNTIYRQELAKLRDEELLKLLADYRKPEKLSKLNIIPGYMRLQVQLLDQTAPCGLSKSLAPLSTFSASAKQPLTLELSEFQSQTERDAYPYTNFCNHLYVYPLSLQFDSQKLFSRARNITVVVELRDGDGEYSKPLKCIYGRPGQDLLVSQIACPVLHHNVTPTWYEEIKLRLPLGLFPEHHLLFSFYHVSCNLSKKRDAHASFETPIGYAWLPLLQKNRICLEEQMLPVAATLPVGYLSIQPLGWGKGQNCGPDIQWIDNQRALYSVGLRLDSTVLTSDQHLHNFFAHCERLLEGGKTGALPAETETCKILKAAHAIDMRSLINFLPTLLNELFTLLVHTQSEEIGLNVIRLLTNIIHQISDEAKRTELLAAYVKYVFHAPYYSQQTARLRTVHGELCRHLPYLLNPNNTDFLIVNKFMRYSAIFFDLIVKSMAQHLLATGRIRMLRNERFPKEYADRVEQLIKALVPYITTRYEDLGEETQLLNRSLARFVRQCLSYMDRGFVFKLIRFYMEQFAPGNPRVLHEYKFNFLQEICQHEHYVPLNLPFVLNPKNRPPELLQHFTLSEQFCRQHFLSGLLLQELKSSLNEIGHVRRHALSIFKDLLAKHELDARYQQRGQLCRIALLYVPWLGIVMDNLHRIDDLSDSGGCTPNGHVYADSASYTKRLSCSSSYVFSKDSSTFSSLTSTPRSKNRLTLHTDQASPCRTSMHIKDHNYLAAIAGTAIGNGISNLSLNSNSDSGDTTTIGAYTNGETDVALRNGHNRSVSVTHAQVLARCDKFSAAESKDLLLGFLFIVKHLSQDQMVAWWQNCNETETLQFLSILDLCLLQFRYVGKKNVVLASDARLQRPTKAHTLPARSTPPVLENGSQEPNTGTLTQTREHLLEDMDLSARSQQALYESNLATEVGMIILDCLGLYVLQFRQLLAESLVLPKLARVYLRFLQLGQSERLSKHVFAALRAFINNYSMALFKGNAMLCGQMVYELLKACDSRLVDIRHESCAVLYLLMRSNFEFSGRKALTRVHLQVIISVSQMIGNVIGLNNARFQESLSIINSYANSDKAMKGTGFPLEVKDLTRRVRTVLMATAQMQAHHMDPERLLELQYSLANSYASTPELRHTWLVTMARNHEQNGNLSEAACCHLHIAALMCEYLRLRGGCTLSWSSTAFGKISRNIPLDEQGLKLDAGAQDSQYTEQMLLEQLKQCADFLDRAERFECLGELYKLILPIYERARNFIELAQSYEHLTQAYNKIVEVNRSGKRMLGRFYRVVFYGMMYFEEDHAIEFVYKEPKLTSLSEISDRLAKQYKEKFGADVVKLIMDSSPVKVDELDAKLAYIQVTHVIPFFTKDELDQRLNEFEQNHDVDTFMYETPFTKSGAARGSVEEQWKRKTVIKTQYSFPYVLKRIPVKSREIIELSPIEVAIDEMQSKVSELEEIILPPADVKKLQLRLQGSVAVTVNAGPLAYAHAFLDAKVIKNFSLDRVEDLKDVFRDFIGVCHKALCVNERMISADQKEYHHVLKENYEKLCQALSELLQDESFQPLSDDADTAAQRNSMALFNAISGASHNSSFGFAVY; this is translated from the exons AGCAAGCCACTCGTCGTGGAGCCGGTCGACTTTGAAGCCTTTatagccaaaaataaaacactcaTACAAAATGATCCGCAGCGGGAGCTGCTTATCTATCCAGCGGACGATGTCTCG GAGATTGTCATGCCGCGTAAGCAGCGCACAAATGTCAAATCGGTGGCGGATCGCTTTGAGCCACCCAATGAGGCAATCGTGTGTCCACTGCATGGCTCCGTGGTGCTGGGCAGCAATGGTCACAGTCAGGTGAGCCGGCAGAGCAGCCTGCAGTCGAATGGCAGTCTCCATAATGGGCACAGCAGCAATACCAGCCTGTCCAACGGCAATGGTCAATTGTCGCGCAAGAGTTCGCAGTGTTCCAATGGCTCGGCGAGTCGAAAGACATCGCAGGAGTCCTCTTATGAATCGGCGTTGTCCTCCAGCACATTGCGTTCGCATTTGGCACAGCCCGAGGAGGTAGATGAATATGCGGAGGAGGAGACAGCAGCTGGCGAGGATGCAACAGACGCAACTACGCTGGGTACGCGTGCCGAGTGCACGCGCTTCACACGCCAAGCGCTGTACACGTATCGTGCCAAGAATCATCTTATCCACTACAAATACAGTGCGTATGGTGGCAACTGTCACGATCTGCCCAG CACATCACCCGCCGAGGAATTGCTGGAGGAGCTGTACGAAATCGATGCCGATCAGGATCGCATTGATGAGCAAATGACGCGCTCCCAGGCGGATACGATTACCAAGCAGGGTTATCTGTTGAAGGGGCCCGATTCGGCCTCGGATCGCATGTTCGCCAACATTGGCAACAAGTCTTTTAAGCGTCGCTATTGCTATCTGCGCCAGGAGATCGATGGCACCTACATGCTCGAATTGCACAAGGATGAGAAACAGGGCGAGGCCAAGGCCACCATTGTCATGGATTTTTGCACGGAAGTAGTGCAG AATCCCAAACGTGGTCGCTTCTGTTTTGAGCTGCGCATGACAGCTGGCCACAAATCCTTTACCCTGGCCGCTGAGAACGAGCAGGACTTTAAGGATTGGCTAACCAAACTGTCCTCAGTGCTGGCACAGAACAAGGCGCAGGAAGAGAAGCGCAATGCATCGCTGGAACGTCAGCCGGCTGCCAATGCGACGCCCAcgccgcagctgcagccgccggCCATGGAGCCGCCCACGTTTGGTACACTCAAAGGCCTGGATCAGTCACTTCATCCACAGCTGATGAAATACGGACGCGAGACGGATCACTCTATTGCGCAGGCGCGTCGCGAGCAGCGTCGCCGCCTCTTCGCCTGCTATCAGAGCCACGGCAAGGCTGTGACCAATGACAATGTGGAGCAATATCGCGAACACTTTGGCACACGCGTCCTGCTCACCTGTCAATCCTTGCGCTTTCGACTACAGTGCCAGCCAGTTGATTTGGCGGATGGTGCAGGCGGTGAACAGTTGTGTCAGGTGGAGCCCTACATTACAAGTTTAGCGCTGTACGATGCGAAGGCCGGGCGCAAACTTAGCGAGAGCTTCTACTTCAACATCAACGAGCCGGCGGCAGCTCAGATGCTGCCCAACACCCCAGTGCCCGCCTCTGTGGCGGGCTGTGGCATACCCAGGCGCGCGGAGAGCGATGAGCGCAATGCTGCCCAGGCGCCACATTCACTATTTGATGGCGTCTCCTCAGAGCTGTTGCGCTGTCCGCGCCAGCAGTTCCAGCAGCTGCGCCAGTGCATGTTGTCGGTGAGTGCGCCGCATGCGGACATCTATCTGGTGCTGCGCATCGAGAAAGTGCTGCAGAGCAGCATTGCACAGGCGGCCGAGCCGTATCTAAAGGCCGCACGTGATGCCAAGTTGGGACAGAAGGTGCACAAGGCGGCCAAGAGCTGTGCCCAGCACATTGGACACTATCGCCAGCCATTTGCGTGGGCCGCCCGACCTCTGTTCAAGGCCTACAGCCATGAACTGGACGTAGAGTCGCAGTGCATATTCGAGTTTAATACCATCTATCGTCAGGAGCTGGCCAAGCTGCGTGATGAGGAGCTGCTCAAGCTGCTGGCCGACTATCGCAAGCCAGAGAAGCTTAGCAAGTTGAACATCATACCGGGCTATATGAGGCTGCAGGTGCAGCTGCTGGACCAGACGGCCCCGTGCGGCTTGAGTAAATCCCTGGCGCCTTTGTCCACTTTCAGTGCCTCCGCCAAGCAGCCGCTCACCTTGGAACTCTCAGAGTTTCAGAGCCAAACTGAGCGCGATGCGTATCCCTATACTAATTTCTGTAATCATCTTTATGTGTATCCCCTGAGCCTGCAGTTCGATAGCCAAAAGTTGTTCTCACGGGCTCGGAACATTACGGTCGTCGTTGAGCTAAGAGATGGCGATGGCGAGTACAGTAAACCCCTGAAG TGCATCTATGGTCGTCCAGGTCAGGATTTGTTGGTCTCGCAGATTGCCTGCCCGGTGCTGCATCATAATGTGACGCCCACTTGGTACGAGGAAATTAAACTGCGCCTGCCGCTGGGCCTCTTTCCGGAGCATCACTTGCTCTTCTCCTTCTATCACGTGTCGTGTAATCTGAGCAAGAAACGTGATGCACATGCATCGTTCGAGACGCCCATTGGCTATGCCTGGCTACCATTGCTGCAGAAGAATCGCATCTGCTTGGAGGAGCAGATGTTGCCCGTAGCTGCAACGTTGCCCGTGGGCTATCTGTCGATCCAGCCGCTGGGCTGGGGCAAGGGG CAGAACTGCGGCCCGGACATTCAATGGATCGACAATCAGCGTGCTCTCTATAGCGTTGGCCTGCGTCTGGACTCCACGGTGCTAACGTCGGATCAGCATCTGCATAACTTTTTCGCCCACTGCGAACGGCTGCTGGAGGGCGGCAAGACTGGCGCCCTGCCCGCCGAGACGGagacatgcaaaatcctgaaGGCGGCGCATGCCATCGACATGCGTTCCCTGATCAACTTTCTGCCCACGCTGCTCAACGAGTTGTTCACGCTGCTGGTGCACACCCAGTCCGAGGAGATTGGCCTGAATGTCATCCGACTGCTGACGAACATCATTCATCAGATCAGCGATGAGGCGAAGCGCACAGAGCTGTTGGCCGCCTATGTCAAATACGTGTTCCATGCTCCTTACTACAGTCAGCAGACGGCACGATTGCGCACGGTTCACGGCGAACTGTGCCGCCATCTGCCCTACCTGCTCAATCCCAACAACACGGACTTTCTCATAGTGAACAAGTTCATGCGCTACTCCGCGATATTCTTCGATCTGATTGTGAAGAGCATGGCTCAGCACCTGTTGGCCACGGGTCGCATACGCATGCTGCGCAACGAACGCTTTCCCAAGGAGTATGCGGATCGTGTTGAGCAATTGATCAAGGCGCTGGTGCCGTATATAACCACCCGCTACGAGGATCTCGGCGAAGAAACGCAGCTGCTGAACCGTTCGCTGGCGCGTTTTGTACGTCAATGTCTCAGCTACATGGATCGTGGATTTGTGTTCAAGCTGATTCGCTTCTACATGGAGCAGTTTGCGCCTGGCAATCCGCGCGTGCTGCACGAGTATAAGTTCAATTTTCTGCAAGAGATTTGCCAGCACGAGCACTATGTGCCGCTCAATCTGCCGTTTGTGCTGAACCCCAAGAATCGGCCGCCGGAGCTGTTGCAGCATTTCACGCTCTCGGAGCAGTTTTGTCGCCAGCATTTCCTCTCCGgtctgctgctgcaggagcTGAAGAGCAGCCTGAACGAGATCGGTCATGTGCGTCGCCATGCGCTGTCCATCTTCAAGGATCTGCTAGCCAAGCATGAGCTGGATGCACGCTATCAGCAGCGCGGCCAACTGTGCCGCATCGCGCTTCTGTATGTGCCCTGGCTGGGCATTGTCATGGACAACCTGCATCGCATCGATGATCTCTCCGACTCCGGCGGCTGCACGCCCAACGGGCATGTCTATGCGGACTCCGCGTCCTATACGAAGCGTCTCAGCTGTTCCAGCAGCTATGTTTTCAGCAAGGACTCGTCAACCTTTAGCTCGCTGACCTCGACGCCCAGATCTAAAAACCGGCTCACCCTTCACACCGATCAGGCGAGTCCCTGTCGCACCTCCATGCACATTAAGGATCATAACTACTTGGCTGCGATTGCTGGCACAGCCATTGGCAATGGCATCTCCAATCTGTCGCTCAACTCGAATTCCGATTCTGGC GACACGACAACAATTGGAGCTTACACGAATGGCGAAACGGATGTGGCGTTGCGAAATGGCCACAATCGGTCGGTGAGCGTGACGCATGCACAAGTCCTGGCACGCTGCGATAAGTTCAGTGCGGCGGAGAGCAAGGACCTGCTGCTTGGCTTCCTGTTCATTGTGAAGCATCTGTCGCAGGATCAAATGGTCGCCTGGTGGCAGAACTGCAACGAGACGGAGACACTGCAGTTCCTGTCAATTTTGGATCTGTGCCTGCTGCAGTTCCGCTATGTGGGTAAGAAGAATGTTGTGCTAGCCAGTGATGCACGCCTCCAGAGGCCTACCAAGGCACACACACTGCCCGCACGCAGCACACCGCCTGTGCTGGAGAACGGCAGCCAAGAACCAAACACTGGCACTCTCACCCAGACGCGAGAGCATCTGCTGGAGGATATGGACCTGTCGGCCAGATCCCAGCAGGCGCTTTACGAGTCCAATCTAGCCACGGAGGTGGGCATGATAATACTGGACTGCCTGGGACTCTATGTGCTGCAGTTCCGACAGCTGCTGGCGGAGAGTCTTGTGCTGCCCAAGCTGGCGCGTGTCTATTTGCGCTTCCTGCAGCTGGGCCAGTCGGAGCGTCTGTCCAAGCACGTGTTCGCCGCCCTGCGCGCCTTCATCAACAACTATTCGATGGCCCTGTTCAAGGGCAATGCCATGCTCTGTGGCCAGATGGTCTATGAGCTGCTCAAGGCCTGCGACAGCCGGCTGGTGGACATACGCCATGAATCCTGCGCCGTTCTGTATCTACTGATGCGCAGCAACTTTGAGTTTAGCGGCCGCAAGGCACTCACCCGCGTCCATCTGCAGGTCATCATCTCGGTGTCGCAGATGATTGGCAATGTGATTGGCCTGAACAATGCCCGTTTCCAGGAGAGCTTGTCTATTATCAACAGCTATGCCAACAGCGACAAGGCCATGAAGGGCACGGGCTTTCCCCTGGAAGTCAAGGATCTGACGCGACGCGTGCGCACAGTGCTGATGGCGACGGCGCAAATGCAGGCCCATCACATGGACCCGGAACGGCTGCTCGAACTGCAATACTCGCTGGCCAACTCGTATGCCTCGACACCGGAGCTGCGACACACTTGGCTGGTGACCATGGCGCGCAATCACGAGCAGAATGGCAATCTCTCGGAGGCCGCCTGCTGTCATCTCCATATTGCGGCGCTCATGTGCGAATATCTGCGCCTGCGCGGCGGCTGCACGCTCAGCTGGTCGTCAACAGCATTTGGCAAGATATCGCGCAACATTCCACTGGACGAGCAGGGCCTGAAGCTGGATGCGGGCGCCCAGGACTCACAGTACACAGAGCAAATGCTGCTGGAGCAGCTCAAGCAATGTGCCGACTTCCTCGATCGTGCCGAGCGTTTCGAGTGCCTCGGCGAACTCTACAAGCTCATCCTGCCCATCTACGAGCGTGCGCGCAACTTTATTGAACTGGCCCAAAGCTATGAGCATCTCACCCAGGCCTACAATAAAATTGTCGAGGTGAATCGTTCCGGCAAGCGCATGTTGGGCCGCTTCTATCGGGTTGTCTTCTATGGCATG ATGTACTTTGAGGAGGATCACGCCATTGAGTTTGTGTACAAGGAGCCAAAGTTGACATCGCTTAGCGAAATCTCGGATCGTTTGGCCAAACAATATAAGGAAAAGTTTGGTGCCGATGTCGTCAAACTCATCATGGATTCATCGCCG GTAAAAGTTGACGAATTGGATGCGAAACTAGCCTACATACAAGTCACCCATGTGATACCCTTCTTCACCAAAGACGAGCTCGATCAGCGTCTGAATGAGTTCGAACAGAATCATGATGTGGACACATTCATGTATGAAACGCCCTTTACCAAATCCGGCGCAGCGCGTGGCAGCGTTGAGGAGCAATGGAAACGCAAAACGGTCATTAAGA CTCAATATTCGTTTCCGTACGTGCTCAAACGTATACCCGTCAAATCGCGTGAGATTATCGAGCTGAGTCCCATAGAGGTGGCCATCGATGAGATGCAATCAAAGGTTTCAGAGCTGGAGGAAATTATTTTGCCCCCGGCGGATGTCAAGAAGTTGCAGCTGCGCCTGCAGGGCAGCGTGGCAGTTACCGTGAACGCAGGTCCATTGGCCTATGCGCACGCCTTCCTGGACGCTAAGGTGATCAAAAACTTTTCGCTGGATCGCGTTGAGGATCTGAAGGATGTGTTCCG AGACTTTATTGGTGTCTGTCACAAGGCACTGTGTGTAAACGAGCGCATGATCAGTGCCGATCAGAAGGAGTATCATCATGTGCTCAAGGAGAACTACGAGAAGCTTTGTCAAGCGCTCAGTGAGTTACTCCAAGATGAGTCATTCCAGCCGCTTAGCGATGATGCCGACACAGCCGCCCAGCGCAATAGCATGGCTTTATTCAATGCGATCAGTGGGGCCTCACATAACTCAA gTTTTGGTTTTGCCGTTTATTAA